From one Pontibacillus sp. HMF3514 genomic stretch:
- a CDS encoding LacI family DNA-binding transcriptional regulator produces the protein MTTINDIAKMANVSRTTVSRALNNSGYVSEDVRKKIMNIVEETGYMPSVSAKSLRTKRSGVIGIILPRISTETASRLVNGINDVLSKQGFQILLTDTELQKDKEIEYIRLLKSRQVDGIILSATNINDELLQTIQDVDLPFVSLGQDFPGVTSVVYDDYAASVDVTNMLIQKGYDKIAFIGIGEEDPSVGYERKQAYLQTMAKHNLPIQDQWVEIGDFSIDSGYEGMKRILQNTSEQPNAVFAVTDRMAIGAMEYLKEQGYRIPEDIAVTGIGASVMSKYVSPSLTTVDYFNKEAGEEAARALIAQLQGKNTSKKIKNSYRLILRDSV, from the coding sequence ATGACAACCATTAACGATATAGCAAAAATGGCCAACGTATCTCGAACAACCGTATCGAGAGCGTTAAATAATAGTGGATATGTAAGTGAAGATGTTCGAAAAAAAATTATGAACATCGTTGAAGAAACCGGATACATGCCAAGTGTGTCGGCAAAATCTCTGCGTACCAAGCGTTCAGGTGTTATCGGAATCATTTTGCCACGCATTTCAACAGAAACAGCTAGTCGATTAGTTAACGGAATTAACGATGTCCTATCGAAACAAGGATTTCAAATTTTACTAACCGATACAGAACTGCAAAAGGATAAAGAGATCGAATACATTCGCTTGCTGAAAAGTCGTCAGGTTGATGGGATTATTTTATCTGCAACGAATATTAACGATGAGCTTTTACAGACCATTCAAGATGTTGACTTACCCTTTGTCTCACTAGGACAAGACTTCCCTGGGGTCACGTCTGTTGTCTATGATGACTACGCTGCATCTGTTGATGTAACAAACATGTTGATACAGAAAGGATATGACAAAATTGCGTTCATCGGCATAGGGGAAGAGGACCCGTCTGTTGGATATGAACGTAAACAGGCATATCTTCAAACAATGGCGAAGCATAACTTGCCTATTCAGGATCAGTGGGTTGAAATTGGGGATTTCTCAATTGATTCAGGCTACGAAGGTATGAAGCGCATCCTGCAAAATACAAGTGAGCAACCCAATGCTGTTTTTGCCGTTACGGACCGTATGGCGATTGGGGCTATGGAATATTTGAAGGAACAAGGGTACCGAATTCCAGAAGATATTGCAGTGACAGGGATTGGTGCATCTGTCATGTCAAAATATGTATCCCCTTCTCTGACTACAGTAGACTATTTTAACAAAGAAGCTGGTGAAGAAGCCGCTCGTGCTCTAATAGCGCAGTTGCAGGGAAAAAATACAAGCAAAAAAATTAAGAATTCCTATAGACTCATTTTGAGAGATAGTGTATAG
- a CDS encoding sucrose-specific PTS transporter subunit IIBC: protein MASNKQIAESVIEALGGHENIQSVAHCATRLRVMVHDKDNVDVSSLEETEKVKGAFYNSGQYQIIFGTGTVNNIYNEVVNLGVTGTSKSELKEDAKQQGNWFQRAIRTFGDVFVPIIPALVATGLFMGLRGLVLQEEILALFGLTPDSVPENFITLTQVLTDTAFIFLPALVAWSTFKVFGGNPTIGLVLGLMLVSPSLPNAWAVAGGDAEPMTFFGFIPVLGYQSSVLPAFIAGIVGAKLEKVIRKKVPEALDLVVTPFLVLLVMITLSLFAIGPIFHIVEQGIFEAMRFLLELPFGLSGLIIGFVNQIIVVTGVHHIFNFLEIQLLNNLGYNPFNPIITGAIAAQGGAALAVGMKTKGKKLRALSISSATSAFLGITEPAIFGVNLRYVRPFIMGLVGGGVSGFLASIMGLKATGMAITVLPGALLYLNGQLLGYFFINIVAIAVAFGLTWMFGFNDNMLDKKE from the coding sequence ATGGCAAGCAATAAACAAATTGCAGAAAGCGTAATTGAAGCGCTTGGAGGTCATGAAAACATTCAGTCCGTTGCCCATTGTGCAACACGTCTTCGTGTTATGGTGCATGATAAGGACAACGTCGATGTATCAAGCTTAGAGGAAACCGAAAAAGTAAAGGGAGCTTTCTACAACTCCGGACAGTATCAGATCATTTTCGGAACTGGTACGGTAAACAACATCTACAATGAAGTTGTGAATCTAGGGGTTACGGGTACATCAAAGTCAGAATTAAAAGAAGATGCAAAACAACAAGGAAACTGGTTCCAACGTGCGATTCGTACATTTGGTGATGTATTCGTACCGATCATTCCAGCGCTTGTTGCAACTGGTTTATTCATGGGACTTCGTGGTCTGGTTTTACAAGAAGAAATATTAGCATTGTTCGGATTAACACCTGACAGCGTACCAGAAAACTTCATTACGTTAACACAGGTTTTAACAGACACAGCATTTATATTCTTACCAGCATTGGTAGCGTGGTCAACGTTTAAAGTATTTGGGGGAAATCCGACCATAGGACTCGTCCTCGGACTCATGCTCGTCTCCCCATCCTTGCCAAACGCTTGGGCAGTAGCTGGTGGAGATGCAGAACCAATGACATTCTTCGGATTTATTCCGGTATTAGGTTATCAAAGTTCAGTATTACCAGCCTTTATCGCAGGTATTGTCGGGGCCAAGCTTGAAAAAGTCATACGAAAGAAAGTACCAGAAGCGTTAGATCTTGTTGTTACCCCATTTTTAGTATTACTTGTTATGATTACGCTTTCATTATTCGCGATTGGACCAATCTTCCACATCGTTGAACAAGGTATTTTCGAAGCTATGCGCTTCTTACTTGAACTTCCATTTGGTTTAAGTGGACTAATTATTGGTTTTGTGAACCAAATCATTGTTGTTACAGGTGTTCACCACATCTTTAACTTCCTAGAGATTCAGTTATTAAACAATCTTGGATATAATCCATTTAACCCAATCATCACAGGAGCGATTGCAGCTCAAGGTGGTGCAGCACTAGCTGTAGGTATGAAGACAAAAGGGAAGAAGTTACGTGCACTATCCATTTCTTCTGCAACATCTGCATTCTTAGGAATTACAGAGCCGGCAATCTTCGGTGTTAACTTACGCTATGTTCGTCCATTCATTATGGGACTTGTTGGTGGCGGTGTTAGTGGTTTCTTAGCTTCTATCATGGGTCTTAAAGCAACAGGAATGGCCATCACTGTATTACCAGGTGCATTACTATATCTAAATGGACAACTGTTAGGTTATTTCTTCATCAACATTGTTGCCATTGCAGTAGCCTTTGGTCTAACATGGATGTTTGGTTTCAATGACAACATGTTAGATAAAAAAGAATAA
- a CDS encoding aminoimidazole riboside kinase, translating to MTKGIITLGEALIDFIPTDQTNMTYQKNPGGAPANVAVGAARLGAKSTFLSKVGQDVLGRFLKETLTDYGVETANMSFSEEANTNIVFVTLDENGERSFEFYVNPSADQKLSESDIHEGLFKEHNVFHFGSISLIKEPARSATIYAVEQARKAGVLVSYDPNLRLSLWDSEEQAREQMVSVLDQVDVLKISEEELEFITGEASIEKGIEKLKEKYDIPLIFVTLGAEGSLVYTEQGSAQVDALKVKAVDTTGAGDAFVSGVLYQLSERSGDIQSISVEDAVYMAKFASVSGGLAASSKGAMTALPDRQHVQNILENGQ from the coding sequence ATGACAAAAGGGATTATTACACTTGGAGAAGCGTTAATCGACTTTATTCCAACTGACCAAACGAATATGACATATCAAAAAAATCCGGGAGGAGCCCCAGCAAATGTAGCTGTTGGAGCAGCACGACTTGGTGCAAAATCTACTTTTCTTTCAAAAGTTGGACAGGACGTACTTGGCCGATTTTTGAAAGAAACCTTAACGGACTATGGTGTTGAAACGGCAAACATGTCTTTTTCTGAAGAAGCGAATACGAATATCGTGTTTGTTACTTTAGATGAAAACGGGGAACGCAGTTTTGAATTTTATGTCAATCCTTCTGCGGATCAGAAACTTTCAGAATCGGATATTCATGAAGGTCTATTTAAGGAGCATAATGTTTTTCATTTTGGTTCCATCTCATTGATTAAGGAACCTGCTCGAAGCGCTACAATCTATGCGGTAGAACAAGCAAGAAAAGCTGGAGTTTTGGTTTCGTATGATCCAAACCTACGCCTTAGTCTATGGGATAGTGAAGAACAAGCTCGAGAGCAGATGGTATCTGTGTTAGACCAAGTTGATGTTCTTAAAATTTCTGAAGAAGAACTAGAATTCATAACAGGTGAGGCTTCTATTGAAAAAGGAATTGAGAAGCTTAAAGAAAAGTATGACATTCCATTGATCTTTGTCACGTTGGGAGCAGAAGGAAGTCTTGTATATACTGAACAAGGCTCAGCACAAGTAGATGCTCTAAAAGTTAAAGCTGTAGACACGACTGGAGCTGGGGATGCCTTTGTTTCAGGTGTACTTTATCAGTTGAGCGAACGTTCTGGAGATATTCAATCCATTTCAGTAGAGGATGCCGTATATATGGCTAAGTTCGCAAGTGTCTCTGGGGGTTTAGCTGCGTCATCAAAAGGGGCTATGACTGCACTACCTGATCGACAACACGTACAAAACATTTTGGAAAATGGGCAGTAA
- a CDS encoding sucrose-6-phosphate hydrolase, whose translation MNRDQQLREMAEKEVQHYQSIVEKDPYRQKYHMMPPVGLLNDPNGFIQWNGTYHMFFQWMPFDTTHGAKFWGHYSSTDLVNWELEPVALAPSDWYDKNGCYSGSAVDDDGKLKVFYTGNVKDEHGNRETYQCLAESVDGIDFTKKGPLIRLPEGFTPHFRDPKVWKEDGKWFMVVGAQTLDLEGSVALFESEDLESWNFKGELSSSNGELGYMWECPDLFALGNQHVLVFCPQGMESDGMYYNNVYQSGYVVGDFDPEQATFGHGSFVELDRGFEFYAPQTTEDDYGRRILVGWMGIPDQNEEHHPTIEYRWIHNLTLPRELKLHDGKVFQKPVEELKNLRGEEVCSFELEQGYVEKELPKSSEIVVDIESSKKSVVSIDLYDFAKITYNRAERSVTLERKSLVDGSIEERTCTLESPLKELRLFLDQSTLELFVNGGEEVFTSRMFPDVTEENIRFDVQGDTHLEVKAWELG comes from the coding sequence ATGAACCGAGATCAACAACTAAGAGAGATGGCTGAGAAAGAAGTCCAACACTATCAATCTATTGTCGAAAAAGATCCCTATCGCCAGAAGTATCATATGATGCCACCTGTAGGATTACTGAATGATCCAAATGGGTTTATTCAGTGGAATGGAACGTATCATATGTTCTTTCAATGGATGCCCTTTGATACGACGCATGGTGCTAAGTTTTGGGGGCACTATTCCTCTACGGATTTAGTGAACTGGGAGTTGGAGCCTGTCGCTCTTGCACCAAGTGATTGGTACGATAAGAATGGCTGTTATTCAGGAAGTGCAGTCGATGATGATGGCAAGCTAAAGGTTTTCTATACTGGGAACGTAAAAGATGAACACGGTAATCGAGAAACCTACCAATGCTTGGCTGAGTCTGTAGATGGGATCGATTTCACAAAAAAAGGTCCATTGATTCGCTTACCAGAAGGATTCACTCCTCATTTTCGTGATCCTAAAGTGTGGAAAGAGGATGGTAAATGGTTCATGGTTGTGGGTGCTCAAACGCTTGATCTAGAAGGAAGCGTTGCTCTATTTGAATCTGAGGATTTAGAGAGCTGGAACTTTAAAGGTGAGCTTTCAAGTTCCAATGGAGAGCTCGGATATATGTGGGAATGTCCGGACCTATTTGCTTTAGGAAATCAGCATGTTCTAGTCTTTTGCCCACAAGGTATGGAATCTGATGGTATGTATTATAACAATGTTTATCAGTCTGGCTATGTCGTTGGAGATTTTGATCCAGAGCAGGCTACTTTTGGACATGGTTCTTTTGTAGAGTTAGATCGCGGCTTTGAGTTTTATGCTCCTCAAACTACAGAGGATGATTATGGACGCAGAATACTTGTCGGATGGATGGGAATCCCTGACCAAAATGAAGAGCATCATCCTACGATCGAGTACCGTTGGATCCACAATTTAACATTACCACGTGAGCTTAAGCTTCATGATGGCAAAGTGTTTCAAAAGCCTGTTGAAGAGTTGAAAAATCTTCGAGGAGAAGAAGTATGTTCTTTTGAATTGGAACAAGGCTATGTAGAAAAAGAGCTTCCAAAATCCTCTGAGATTGTAGTGGATATTGAATCATCAAAGAAATCTGTAGTGTCCATTGACCTTTATGATTTTGCCAAGATAACGTATAACAGAGCTGAAAGGTCCGTGACTTTAGAGCGCAAAAGCTTAGTAGATGGATCTATTGAAGAGAGAACTTGTACGTTAGAAAGTCCGTTAAAAGAACTTCGCTTATTCTTAGATCAATCCACCCTGGAGCTTTTTGTGAATGGGGGAGAAGAAGTGTTTACCTCTCGCATGTTTCCGGATGTAACAGAAGAGAACATTCGATTTGATGTTCAAGGTGATACACATTTAGAAGTGAAAGCATGGGAGTTAGGGTAA
- a CDS encoding RDD family protein, whose translation MEVHREVHSPAGFLNRLGARIIDMIVVNIIIGAITVFLYGEFFYEDFRPIDLLIDLLIDLLGFLYGLIFPIVGCN comes from the coding sequence TTGGAGGTTCATAGGGAGGTACATAGTCCAGCAGGCTTTTTGAATAGGTTAGGTGCAAGAATTATAGATATGATTGTTGTAAATATAATAATTGGGGCTATTACAGTATTTTTGTATGGTGAGTTTTTTTATGAAGACTTTCGGCCAATTGATTTGTTAATTGATTTGTTAATTGATTTGTTAGGTTTTCTTTATGGTCTTATCTTCCCAATAGTGGGGTGTAATTGA
- a CDS encoding class I SAM-dependent methyltransferase, whose protein sequence is MDTLNQNSKAWDKKVEDGVGYTLPVSKKIIEKSRAGDWSIKMTPNKAVPREWFPESLEGVSILCLASGGGQQAPVLAAAGADVTVVDLSAKQIEQDRAVAERDRLHIKTVQGSMTDLHFFRDAEFDMIVHPVSNLFVEDVSSVWQEASRVLKDGGTLIAGFTNPILFIFDEEEDMKGKLVVKNTIPSSSLDHLTEEEVKNYFEANHTIEFGHTLEDQIQGQIDAGFVLAGLYEDDFGGRRPLDEYIKCFVTTRAIKMKVD, encoded by the coding sequence GTGGATACATTAAATCAAAATAGCAAGGCTTGGGATAAGAAAGTAGAAGATGGAGTCGGATATACCTTGCCAGTAAGTAAAAAGATCATTGAAAAAAGTAGAGCAGGCGACTGGAGTATAAAGATGACACCTAATAAAGCTGTGCCGAGAGAATGGTTTCCCGAATCATTAGAGGGTGTGAGCATTCTTTGTTTAGCGTCTGGTGGGGGACAACAAGCGCCAGTATTAGCTGCAGCTGGTGCTGATGTAACGGTTGTAGATTTGTCCGCGAAACAAATAGAGCAAGATCGAGCCGTAGCAGAGCGAGATAGATTGCATATTAAAACCGTGCAAGGAAGTATGACAGATCTCCATTTTTTCAGAGATGCAGAGTTTGATATGATCGTTCACCCTGTTTCCAACTTATTTGTGGAAGATGTGTCGTCTGTTTGGCAGGAAGCTTCAAGAGTGTTAAAAGACGGAGGGACACTCATTGCCGGCTTTACCAATCCAATTCTTTTTATTTTCGATGAAGAAGAGGATATGAAAGGGAAATTAGTCGTCAAGAACACCATTCCTTCGTCCTCATTAGACCATTTGACTGAAGAAGAAGTTAAGAATTATTTCGAGGCTAACCATACAATTGAATTCGGTCATACATTAGAAGACCAAATTCAAGGTCAGATAGATGCTGGGTTTGTTCTTGCAGGCTTATATGAAGATGATTTTGGTGGAAGAAGGCCTTTAGATGAATATATTAAGTGTTTTGTTACTACTAGAGCTATAAAGATGAAAGTGGATTAA
- a CDS encoding DUF2200 domain-containing protein has translation MTKHKIYTMSFASVYPHYVKKAEKKGRTKTEVDEIIRWLTGYSQEELEAQPEKQTTFEDFFAEAPQLNPSRALIKGVVCGVRVEDIEEPTMQEIRYLDKLIDELAKGKALDKILRKSN, from the coding sequence ATGACCAAACATAAGATCTATACAATGAGTTTCGCAAGTGTCTACCCCCATTATGTTAAGAAGGCAGAGAAAAAAGGACGTACAAAAACAGAAGTCGATGAAATCATCCGGTGGTTAACAGGGTATAGCCAGGAAGAGTTAGAAGCACAACCGGAAAAACAGACAACCTTTGAGGACTTCTTTGCGGAAGCTCCCCAACTAAATCCTTCGAGAGCTTTGATCAAAGGTGTGGTCTGCGGGGTCCGAGTAGAGGATATCGAAGAACCAACTATGCAGGAAATTCGCTATTTGGACAAACTGATTGATGAGTTAGCAAAAGGAAAAGCACTAGATAAGATTTTGCGAAAAAGTAATTAA